One stretch of Miscanthus floridulus cultivar M001 chromosome 18, ASM1932011v1, whole genome shotgun sequence DNA includes these proteins:
- the LOC136521833 gene encoding FT-interacting protein 1-like, protein MAQGHGGDPHHEDFQLKDTNPLLGEQWPKGAAGPARPAGGGGGGLAGWLGVDKPSSTYDLVEQMFFLYVRVVKTKDLPPNPITGAPMDPYVEVRLGNYKGKTRHFDRRANTEWDQVFAFSKSRVQSNVLEAFLKDREMLGRDDYVGKVTFDLAEVPTRVPPDSPLAPQWYRLEDRRGEGGKVRGELMLAVWIGTQADEAFPEAWHSDAAAVRGEGVASVRSKAYVSPKLWYLRVNVIEAQDVQPQERGRAPEVFVKAQVGNQILKTSVSPAPTLNPRWNEDLLFVVAEPFEEQLVLTVEDRVSPRKDDLLGRVVLPLTLFEKRLDHRPFVQSRWFDLEKFGVGAAIEGETRRELRFASRVHVRACLEGAYHVMDESTMYISDTRPTARQLWKPPVGVLEVGILGAAGLQPMKTSDGRGTTDAYCVAKYGQKWVRTRTMIGTFGPTWNEQYTWEVFDPCTVITIGVFDNCHLGVNNGGGQPARDARIGKIRIRLSTLETDRVYTHAYPLIALQRSGVKKMGELRLAVRFTCLSLINMVHLYTQPLLPRMHYLHPFTVMQLDALRYQAMGIVAARLGRAEPPLHREVVEYMLDVESHMWSMRRSKANFFRAVSLFSGFAAAARWFSDVCHWKNVATTALVHVLLLILVWYPELILPTVFLYMFLIGLWNYRRRPRHPPHMDTKMSWAEAVRPDELDEEFDTFPTSRPQDVVYMRYDRLRSVAGRIQTVVGDMATQGERLQSLLSWRDPRATCLFVIFCLLAAVVLYVTPFRIVALVAGLYVLRHPRFRSRLPSVPSNFFRRLPSRADTML, encoded by the coding sequence ATGGCCCAAGGGCACGGCGGTGACCCGCACCACGAGGACTTCCAGCTCAAGGACACCAACCCGCTGCTGGGCGAGCAATGGCCCAAGGGCGCGGCGGGCCCGGCGCGCccagcgggcggcggcggcggcgggctcgcCGGCTGGCTGGGCGTGGACAAGCCGTCGAGCACGTACGACCTCGTGGAGCAGATGTTCTTCCTGTACGTGCGCGTCGTCAAGACCAAGGACCTGCCCCCGAACCCCATCACCGGCGCGCCCATGGACCCCTACGTCGAGGTCCGCCTCGGCAACTACAAGGGCAAGACGCGGCACTTCGACCGCCGCGCCAACACGGAGTGGGACCAGGTGTTCGCCTTCTCCAAGTCCCGCGTCCAGTCCAACGTCCTCGAGGCCTTCCTCAAGGACCGCGAGATGCTGGGCCGCGACGACTACGTCGGCAAGGTCACCTTCGACCTCGCCGAGGTGCCCACGCGGGTGCCGCCCGACAGCCCGCTGGCCCCGCAGTGGTACCGCCTCGAGGACCGGCGCGGCGAGGGGGGCAAGGTGCGCGGGGAGCTCATGCTGGCCGTCTGGATCGGGACGCAGGCCGACGAGGCGTTCCCGGAGGCGTGGCACTCGGACGCCGCGGCGGTGCGCGGCGAGGGCGTCGCCAGCGTGCGCTCCAAGGCCTACGTGTCGCCCAAGCTCTGGTACCTCCGCGTCAACGTGATCGAGGCGCAGGACGTGCAGCCGCAGGAGCGCGGCCGCGCGCCGGAGGTGTTCGTCAAGGCGCAGGTGGGGAACCAGATCCTCAAGACGTCGGTGTCGCCGGCGCCCACGCTGAACCCGCGGTGGAACGAGGACCTGCTCTTCGTCGTCGCCGAGCCGTTCGAGGAGCAGCTGGTGCTGACGGTGGAGGACCGGGTGTCCCCGCGCAAGGACGACCTGCTGGGACGCGTCGTGCTGCCGCTAACGCTCTTCGAGAAGCGGCTGGACCACCGACCCTTCGTGCAGTCCCGCTGGTTCGACCTCGAGAAGTTCGGCGTCGGGGCGGCCATCGAGGGCGAGACGCGGCGGGAGCTCCGGTTCGCCAGCCGCGTCCACGTGCGAGCCTGCCTCGAGGGCGCCTACCACGTCATGGACGAGTCCACCATGTACATCAGCGACACCCGCCCCACGGCGCGGCAGCTGTGGAAGCCGCCCGTCGGCGTGCTCGAGGTCGGCATCCTCGGCGCCGCCGGGCTGCAGCCCATGAAGACCAGCGACGGCCGCGGCACCACCGACGCGTACTGCGTCGCCAAGTACGGCCAGAAGTGGGTGCGCACGCGCACCATGATCGGCACCTTCGGCCCCACGTGGAACGAGCAGTACACGTGGGAGGTGTTCGACCCCTGCACCGTCATCACCATCGGCGTCTTCGACAACTGCCACCTCGGCGTGAACAACGGCGGCGGCCAGCCGGCGAGGGACGCCCGCATCGGCAAGATCCGCATCCGGCTGTCGACGCTGGAGACCGACCGCGTGTACACGCACGCGTACCCGCTTATCGCGCTGCAGCGGTCCGGGGTGAAGAAGATGGGCGAGCTCCGGCTCGCCGTGCGCTTCACCTGCCTCTcgctcatcaacatggtgcaccTCTACACGCAGCCGCTGCTCCCCAGGATGCACTACCTGCACCCGTTCACGGTGATGCAGCTGGACGCGCTCCGGTACCAGGCCATGGGCATCGTGGCGGCGCGGCTGGGGCGCGCGGAGCCGCCGCTGCACCGGGAGGTGGTAGAGTACATGCTGGACGTGGAGTCCCACATGTGGAGCATGCGGCGGAGCAAGGCCAACTTCTTCCGCGCCGTGTCGCTCTTCTCGGgcttcgccgccgccgcgcgctggTTCAGCGACGTGTGCCACTGGAAGAacgtggccacgacggcgctggtGCACGTGCTGCTGCTCATCCTGGTGTGGTACCCGGAGCTGATCCTCCCCACCGTCTTCCTCTACATGTTCCTCATCGGGCTGTGGAACTAccgccgccggccgcgccacCCGCCGCACATGGACACCAAGATGTCGTGGGCCGAGGCGGTGCGCCCGGACGAGCTGGACGAGGAGTTCGACACGTTCCCGACGTCGCGGCCGCAGGACGTGGTGTACATGCGCTACGACCGCCTGCGGAGCGTGGCCGGGAGGATACAGACGGTGGTCGGCGACATGGCCACGCAGGGGGAGCGCCTGCAGTCGCTGCTCAGCTGGCGCGACCCGAGGGCGACGTGCCTCTTCGTCATATTCTGCCTCCTCGCAGCGGTGGTGCTCTACGTCACGCCCTTCCGCATCGTCGCGCTCGTCGCGGGGCTCTACGTGCTGCGCCACCCGAGGTTCCGGAGCAGGCTGCCTTCCGTGCCCAGCAACTTCTTCCGCCGCCTGCCGTCGCGCGCCGACACCATGCTTTGA